Proteins found in one Methylobacterium sp. CB376 genomic segment:
- a CDS encoding class I SAM-dependent methyltransferase produces MTAAQRFERAVSLMHAGEHRASLDIADALLSENPRDARANLLSARMLHIAGRHAEARRRLDGIAVEGHPERERLENDIRVMREFGLFQEAFPRDAAIGMARARERAPAHLRAGAVADAIAAALRERRGFSLIRIGDGEGAFVSLGAEDEARFAALYAHNRRDRAQIWFGGAVDPNADPWISQARTITDAIAEADIVGLPYPSWLEHEYRIASITGISALTNALRASRATNGHTCTQLIHVELHNAGLIQDLLRGQRTIGLISCHQELTRLLPEAFGIADIEFHHVPGEKGHDHLLPDSATRGEHWPTRFRQIMADLSSRSLHGRLFVVAAGILGKFYCNQIRRAGGVAVDLGSIADGWVGIVSRPGMSADLHLSRTARPSAPPNDPPSDLALGAFVRDILESGSKTALDGSFVAEVGDLVDQHSTRIMAPEEMLAEAYQPDRRRLLDYRCGTGGWRQAIEGMGYAWRGVNYLAGMAEGVRAEARAETGIDFYDGTALPYPDSSFDVVFSFQVFEHVHVPRAALSEIARVLKPGGRLIGSVSYLEQFHDYSTFNFTPYGLKLAAQSAGLRLSRVYPSYDVFTWMGRRLLIVTRSRDDNKLSAMLSRENVIHEEFLKYGARMGHTPAEINLIRLMFSAHFSFLITKPDRGGGSHDADGDASRSR; encoded by the coding sequence GTGACCGCCGCCCAGCGCTTCGAGAGAGCCGTGTCCCTCATGCACGCGGGAGAGCATCGCGCCTCCCTCGACATCGCGGACGCCCTCCTCTCCGAGAATCCTCGCGATGCGCGCGCCAATCTGCTGTCCGCCCGCATGCTGCACATCGCGGGCCGCCACGCCGAGGCGCGGCGGCGGCTCGACGGCATCGCGGTCGAGGGCCATCCCGAGCGCGAACGCCTGGAGAACGATATCCGGGTGATGCGGGAATTCGGCCTGTTCCAGGAGGCCTTCCCGCGCGACGCGGCGATCGGAATGGCGCGCGCGCGCGAGCGCGCTCCGGCGCACCTGCGAGCGGGCGCCGTCGCCGACGCGATCGCCGCCGCGCTCCGCGAGCGGCGGGGCTTCAGCCTGATCCGCATCGGCGACGGCGAAGGCGCGTTCGTCTCCCTCGGCGCCGAGGACGAGGCGCGCTTCGCGGCCCTCTACGCCCACAACCGGCGCGATCGGGCCCAGATCTGGTTCGGGGGCGCCGTCGACCCCAACGCGGATCCGTGGATCTCGCAGGCCAGGACGATCACGGACGCGATCGCCGAAGCGGACATCGTGGGTCTGCCCTACCCGAGCTGGCTGGAGCACGAATACCGCATCGCCAGCATCACGGGCATCTCCGCGCTCACCAACGCGCTGCGCGCGTCCCGGGCAACCAACGGGCACACGTGCACGCAGCTGATCCATGTCGAACTGCACAATGCCGGCCTGATCCAAGACCTGCTGCGAGGGCAGAGGACAATCGGGCTGATCTCCTGCCACCAGGAATTGACTCGGTTGCTCCCCGAGGCGTTCGGCATCGCGGACATCGAGTTTCACCACGTCCCGGGGGAGAAGGGACACGACCACCTGCTGCCGGACTCGGCGACGCGGGGCGAGCATTGGCCGACCCGCTTCCGCCAGATCATGGCCGATTTGTCCTCGCGGTCTCTTCACGGCAGGCTGTTCGTCGTGGCGGCCGGCATCCTCGGCAAGTTCTACTGCAACCAGATCCGCCGAGCCGGCGGCGTTGCGGTCGATCTGGGCTCGATCGCCGACGGCTGGGTCGGCATCGTCTCGCGCCCGGGCATGTCGGCCGACCTTCACCTGTCCCGGACCGCGCGCCCGAGCGCCCCGCCGAACGACCCGCCGAGCGATCTGGCGCTCGGGGCTTTCGTGCGGGACATCCTGGAAAGCGGGAGCAAGACCGCGCTGGACGGATCCTTCGTGGCCGAGGTCGGCGATCTGGTCGACCAGCACTCCACGCGCATCATGGCGCCGGAGGAGATGCTGGCCGAAGCCTACCAACCGGACCGACGCCGCCTGCTCGATTACCGGTGCGGAACGGGCGGCTGGCGGCAGGCGATCGAGGGAATGGGCTACGCGTGGCGCGGCGTGAACTATCTCGCGGGCATGGCCGAAGGCGTCCGCGCCGAAGCCCGTGCCGAGACGGGCATCGATTTCTACGATGGAACGGCGCTCCCTTACCCCGATTCATCCTTCGACGTCGTCTTCTCGTTTCAAGTCTTCGAGCACGTTCACGTCCCTCGCGCAGCGCTGTCGGAGATCGCGCGCGTCCTCAAGCCCGGCGGGCGCCTGATCGGATCCGTCAGCTATCTCGAGCAGTTTCATGACTATTCCACCTTCAATTTTACTCCATATGGATTGAAATTGGCAGCGCAAAGCGCCGGACTGCGTCTGTCCCGGGTCTATCCGAGCTACGATGTTTTCACCTGGATGGGACGGCGGCTTCTGATCGTCACCAGGAGCCGGGACGACAACAAGCTGTCGGCCATGCTGTCACGAGAAAACGTCATTCATGAAGAGTTTCTGAAATACGGCGCTCGCATGGGACACACGCCGGCGGAGATCAACCTGATACGGCTGATGTTCTCGGCACACTTCTCGTTTCTCATCACGAAGCCCGACCGTGGAGGCGGCTCCCACGACGCGGATGGGGATGCTTCACGATCGCGGTGA
- a CDS encoding GlsB/YeaQ/YmgE family stress response membrane protein: protein MNGHIYGALGQPGVGFFMAIVIGALAGWLAEKFTSSTMGLLANIVLGIIGGVVGNFLAAQLHIPIFGFWRNLISATVGAVIVITVYRAVKGQRPTY from the coding sequence ATGAACGGTCACATCTACGGGGCGCTCGGGCAACCGGGCGTCGGCTTCTTCATGGCAATCGTCATCGGGGCGCTGGCGGGCTGGCTCGCGGAGAAATTCACCTCCTCGACCATGGGCCTCCTCGCCAACATCGTGCTCGGCATCATCGGCGGCGTGGTCGGCAACTTCCTGGCGGCGCAGCTCCACATCCCGATCTTCGGCTTCTGGCGCAACCTGATCTCCGCGACGGTCGGCGCCGTGATCGTCATCACCGTCTACCGGGCCGTGAAGGGGCAGCGCCCGACCTACTGA
- a CDS encoding alpha/beta fold hydrolase, whose translation MAERERPAFVLVHGAWHGGWCWRRVADLLRGRGHRVFAPTCTGLGERAHLLSRAVTLDTFVRDVAGLIVAEELDDVVLVGHSFGGLPVSGVADAMPERIRHLVLLDAMLVEPGRAPFDAVPPDLAAARRRAAAETSGGVSLPVPPPEAFGVFDPADAAWLARRLTPHPLGTYESPLVLRNPVGNGLPRTYVDCTAPTYPALDGVKEWVRRQPGWRFADLATGHDAMVSAPEATARLLLDCAGA comes from the coding sequence ATGGCGGAGCGGGAGCGACCGGCCTTCGTGCTGGTGCACGGGGCGTGGCACGGCGGCTGGTGCTGGCGGCGGGTGGCCGACCTGCTGCGCGGGCGGGGCCACCGCGTCTTCGCCCCGACCTGCACCGGGCTCGGCGAGCGGGCGCATCTCCTCTCCCGCGCCGTCACCCTCGACACCTTCGTGCGGGACGTGGCGGGCCTGATCGTCGCGGAGGAGCTCGACGACGTCGTGCTCGTCGGCCATTCCTTCGGCGGGCTCCCGGTCAGCGGCGTCGCCGACGCGATGCCGGAGCGGATCCGCCACCTCGTCCTCCTCGACGCGATGCTGGTCGAGCCCGGGCGCGCGCCCTTCGACGCGGTGCCGCCGGACCTCGCCGCCGCCCGGCGCCGGGCCGCCGCCGAGACGAGCGGGGGCGTGAGCCTGCCGGTGCCGCCCCCCGAGGCCTTCGGGGTGTTCGATCCCGCCGACGCCGCCTGGCTCGCCCGGCGCCTGACGCCCCACCCGCTCGGCACCTACGAGAGCCCGCTCGTCCTGCGCAACCCGGTCGGCAACGGGCTGCCGCGCACCTACGTGGATTGCACCGCCCCCACCTACCCGGCCCTCGACGGCGTGAAGGAGTGGGTCCGGCGCCAGCCGGGCTGGCGCTTCGCCGACCTCGCGACGGGGCACGACGCCATGGTGAGCGCGCCCGAGGCCACCGCCCGCCTCCTGCTGGACTGCGCGGGCGCCTGA
- a CDS encoding PAS domain S-box protein, whose product MTQIDTRWPFGDGEMAGRIRDFDWSATPLGPIADWSERLKLAVELMLASPLVSTLACGPQRLLLYNAAAARHFGDHHPAALGRPLPDTFSVGWATVAPYYARAFGETVKVGGQPLDTRGEGVAKDVFDALLAPVRERDGSIAYVQMTGAEVGDRARMEAALRESETRHRLLIESWAQAVWETDAHGIVVADSPSWRAYTGQTVEEWLGYGWLDAIHPDDRAFAEHQWREAIAARRLVNAEFRLRAPDGGWRWTNVRAAPVLDAGGNIERWAGLNIDIDDCKRAEAMQRESEEKYRSLFESMDEAYAVIEVLQDGAGKWVDFRFLNVNRAFVKHTSMPYPVGKTATELLGSPNPRWTELYGQALDTGEPIRIEETEHTLGRTFDLNIFTLDGAQNQVAVLFTDITARKRAEAALREGEERQAFLLKLSDALRPIGDAQTLRATACRMLGEGLSASRVYYVGYEPQAGYGQVADDYLVDGLPSLAGQYPFEAFRATYGRIADGATWIVPNVWEATDLPEHEREYYAAQDVSAWVSVPLAKDGTLEAALCIVQSSARGWTPVEIALVEETAERLWSAIQRDRAETALRESEQRFQQFARDSSAGLWIRVAETLEMEFVSPAVGAIYGMEPDALLGDVKRWASVIVPEEREAAMGHLQAARAGNTSVHEFRIQRPSDGAFRWIRNTDFPLRDDGYIPRVGGIAEDITETQRLNEHQGVLLHELQHRVRNIMGMVTLPRVGGRL is encoded by the coding sequence ATGACGCAGATCGACACGCGATGGCCCTTCGGGGACGGGGAGATGGCAGGGCGCATCCGTGACTTCGACTGGTCGGCAACGCCGCTCGGGCCGATCGCAGACTGGTCGGAGCGCCTGAAGCTGGCAGTCGAACTCATGCTTGCCAGTCCGCTCGTGTCGACACTTGCGTGCGGGCCGCAGCGCCTCCTCCTCTACAACGCCGCGGCCGCCCGGCACTTCGGCGACCACCATCCCGCCGCACTTGGCCGGCCCCTGCCCGATACCTTCTCCGTGGGGTGGGCGACCGTGGCGCCCTACTACGCGCGTGCCTTCGGCGAGACGGTGAAGGTCGGCGGCCAACCTCTTGACACGCGCGGCGAGGGCGTCGCGAAGGATGTGTTCGACGCGCTGCTTGCGCCCGTGCGCGAGAGAGACGGCTCCATCGCCTACGTTCAGATGACTGGTGCAGAAGTGGGCGACCGCGCGCGGATGGAGGCGGCGTTGCGCGAGAGCGAGACGCGGCACCGCCTTCTGATCGAGAGCTGGGCGCAAGCCGTGTGGGAGACCGATGCCCATGGCATCGTCGTCGCCGACAGCCCGAGCTGGCGTGCCTATACTGGCCAGACCGTGGAGGAGTGGCTTGGATACGGTTGGTTGGACGCGATCCATCCCGACGACCGCGCCTTCGCCGAACACCAATGGCGCGAGGCAATCGCAGCTCGCCGGCTCGTCAACGCCGAGTTCCGTCTTCGTGCCCCCGATGGTGGGTGGCGTTGGACCAACGTCCGCGCTGCTCCCGTGCTCGATGCGGGAGGGAACATCGAGAGGTGGGCGGGCCTGAACATCGACATCGACGACTGCAAGCGCGCCGAGGCGATGCAACGCGAGAGCGAGGAGAAATACCGCTCCCTCTTCGAGTCCATGGACGAGGCCTACGCCGTGATCGAGGTGCTCCAGGACGGCGCCGGCAAGTGGGTGGATTTCCGGTTCCTCAATGTGAACCGCGCCTTCGTGAAGCATACGTCGATGCCCTACCCCGTGGGCAAGACAGCGACGGAGCTACTTGGGTCACCGAACCCGCGCTGGACGGAACTCTATGGCCAGGCGCTCGATACCGGCGAGCCGATCCGGATCGAAGAAACCGAACATACGCTCGGCCGCACGTTCGACCTCAACATCTTCACCTTGGATGGGGCCCAGAACCAAGTCGCCGTTCTCTTCACCGACATCACCGCACGCAAGCGCGCCGAGGCTGCGTTGCGCGAGGGTGAGGAGCGGCAGGCGTTCCTGCTGAAGCTCAGCGACGCGCTGCGCCCCATCGGTGACGCGCAAACGTTGCGAGCAACGGCCTGCCGCATGTTGGGCGAGGGCCTGTCCGCCTCGCGCGTGTACTACGTGGGGTACGAGCCGCAGGCGGGCTACGGACAGGTTGCGGACGACTATTTGGTGGATGGTCTGCCGAGCCTCGCCGGGCAGTACCCGTTCGAGGCGTTTCGCGCGACCTACGGGCGTATCGCGGACGGCGCCACCTGGATCGTTCCCAACGTGTGGGAGGCCACCGACCTGCCCGAGCACGAACGTGAGTATTACGCCGCGCAAGATGTGAGCGCTTGGGTCAGCGTGCCCTTGGCGAAGGACGGGACACTAGAGGCGGCGCTCTGCATCGTGCAGTCTTCGGCGCGAGGATGGACCCCGGTTGAGATCGCCCTCGTTGAGGAGACAGCAGAACGCTTGTGGTCAGCGATCCAGCGTGACCGCGCGGAGACGGCGCTGCGCGAGAGCGAGCAACGCTTCCAGCAGTTCGCTCGTGACTCCTCCGCCGGTCTCTGGATCAGGGTAGCCGAGACCCTGGAGATGGAGTTCGTCAGCCCTGCTGTCGGCGCCATCTACGGCATGGAGCCGGACGCCTTGCTCGGTGATGTGAAGCGCTGGGCTTCGGTAATAGTACCGGAGGAGCGCGAGGCAGCGATGGGGCACCTGCAGGCAGCACGCGCCGGCAACACGTCCGTTCATGAGTTCCGCATCCAACGCCCTTCCGATGGCGCCTTTCGCTGGATCAGGAACACGGACTTCCCGTTGCGCGACGACGGCTACATCCCCCGCGTGGGCGGCATCGCCGAGGACATCACCGAGACGCAACGGCTCAACGAGCACCAGGGTGTGCTGCTGCATGAGTTGCAGCACCGGGTTCGCAACATCATGGGCATGGTGACCCTCCCTCGAGTTGGTGGACGCCTCTGA
- a CDS encoding L,D-transpeptidase, which translates to MRPRLLVLLSSLLLMGLLSAARAEVTIRIDKTAQRMAVSVDGQPRYLWPVSTGLPAHETPSGSFRPFRMERQHVSREWDDAPMPFSLFFTQAGHAIHGTSHGRALGRRASHGCVRLSVRNAATLFALVGREGLGRTRIVIEEGGGGLVARRHQGPARRLAGPRPLDFYEEDGAGPEAWTRPVDGFERSARPVLLLRAGRPAAYDPWSDQ; encoded by the coding sequence ATGCGTCCCCGCCTCCTGGTTCTCCTGTCGAGTCTCCTCCTGATGGGCCTGCTCTCGGCCGCCCGGGCCGAGGTGACGATCCGGATCGACAAGACCGCCCAGCGCATGGCGGTGAGCGTCGACGGGCAGCCCCGCTACCTGTGGCCGGTCTCGACCGGCCTGCCGGCCCACGAGACCCCGAGCGGGTCGTTCCGTCCCTTCCGGATGGAGCGGCAGCACGTCTCGCGGGAGTGGGACGACGCGCCCATGCCCTTCTCGCTCTTCTTCACGCAGGCGGGCCACGCCATCCACGGGACGAGCCACGGCCGCGCGCTCGGCCGCCGCGCCTCCCACGGCTGCGTGCGCCTGAGCGTGCGCAACGCCGCGACCCTCTTCGCCCTGGTCGGCCGCGAGGGCCTGGGCCGCACCCGCATCGTGATCGAGGAGGGCGGGGGCGGGCTCGTGGCGCGCCGGCACCAGGGGCCGGCCCGGAGGCTGGCGGGGCCGCGGCCCCTCGACTTCTACGAGGAGGACGGGGCCGGGCCGGAGGCCTGGACGCGCCCGGTGGACGGCTTCGAGCGGAGCGCCCGGCCCGTGCTGCTGCTGCGCGCGGGCCGGCCGGCCGCCTACGATCCCTGGTCCGACCAGTGA
- a CDS encoding ATPase domain-containing protein, protein MTAPSDDATRIATGVPGLDYILGGGYAANRAHLIEGRPGSGKTTLALQFLLDGARAGERCLYITLSESRRELLNVAERHGWSLDGIEVFELVPPELSLDPSQQQSLVHSSDLELGETVRMAIAEIDRIKPQRVVVDSLSEIRLLSQGSLRFRRQVLALRSFLLIHDTTALLLDDITSEQDDLNLHSLCHAVVRLEQLAPLYGGERRRLRVIKMRATAFRGGYHDFVIRKGGVSIFPRLIAAEHGHAFPEERLTSGIAAFDALLGGGLDRGTSTMLLGPSGVGKSSSALAFLVSALQRGDHALILSFDEASSVLKRRARGLGMDIEPYCQSGLLRLEQIDPAEVSPGELTAIVREAVERDDARVVLIDSLTGYHNAMPEEQYLLLQMHEILTYLNQQGVTTLLVLAQHGLIGQMSSPIDLTYLSDTILLFRFFEAGGALRRAISVIKKRVGPHEAAIRELRIGGDGLQVGEPLSAFRGVLTGVPTYVGDLGRLLADQGGDERD, encoded by the coding sequence ATGACCGCACCATCCGACGACGCGACTCGGATCGCCACCGGCGTTCCCGGCCTGGATTACATCCTCGGCGGGGGCTACGCGGCGAACCGCGCGCATCTGATCGAGGGGCGGCCCGGCTCGGGCAAGACCACGCTGGCCCTGCAATTCCTGCTCGACGGCGCGCGTGCGGGGGAGCGCTGCCTCTACATCACGCTCTCGGAGAGCCGGCGCGAGCTCCTCAACGTCGCCGAGCGGCACGGCTGGAGCCTCGACGGGATCGAGGTGTTCGAGCTGGTGCCGCCGGAACTCTCCCTCGATCCCTCCCAGCAGCAGAGCCTCGTCCACTCGTCCGACCTCGAACTCGGCGAGACGGTCCGGATGGCGATCGCCGAGATCGACCGCATCAAGCCGCAGCGGGTGGTGGTCGACAGCCTGTCGGAGATCCGCCTGCTCTCGCAGGGCTCGCTGCGCTTCCGGCGCCAAGTGCTCGCCCTGCGCAGCTTCCTGCTCATCCACGACACGACCGCGCTGCTCCTCGACGACATCACCTCCGAGCAGGACGACCTGAACCTGCACAGCCTCTGCCACGCGGTGGTGCGGCTGGAGCAGCTCGCGCCCCTCTACGGCGGCGAGCGGCGGCGGCTGCGGGTGATCAAGATGCGGGCCACCGCCTTCCGGGGCGGCTACCACGACTTCGTGATCCGGAAGGGGGGCGTGTCGATCTTCCCCCGCCTGATCGCGGCCGAGCACGGCCACGCCTTCCCGGAGGAGAGGCTCACGAGCGGCATCGCCGCCTTCGACGCGCTGCTCGGCGGCGGGCTCGACCGGGGCACCAGCACGATGCTGCTCGGCCCCTCCGGGGTCGGCAAGTCGTCGAGCGCGCTCGCCTTCCTGGTGAGCGCCCTGCAGCGCGGCGATCACGCGCTGATCCTGAGCTTCGACGAGGCGTCGAGCGTGCTCAAGCGGCGGGCGCGGGGTCTCGGCATGGATATCGAGCCCTACTGCCAGTCGGGCCTGCTGCGGCTGGAGCAGATCGACCCGGCCGAGGTCTCGCCCGGCGAGCTCACGGCGATCGTGCGCGAGGCGGTGGAGCGGGACGATGCCCGCGTCGTGCTGATCGACTCGCTCACCGGCTACCACAACGCCATGCCGGAGGAGCAGTACCTGCTGCTCCAGATGCACGAGATCCTGACCTACCTGAACCAGCAGGGGGTCACGACCCTGCTGGTGCTGGCCCAGCACGGGCTGATCGGGCAGATGTCGTCGCCGATCGATCTCACCTACCTCAGCGACACGATCCTGCTGTTCCGTTTCTTCGAGGCCGGGGGAGCGCTGCGGCGGGCGATCTCGGTGATCAAGAAGCGGGTCGGCCCGCACGAGGCCGCGATCCGGGAACTGCGGATCGGCGGTGACGGTTTGCAGGTGGGCGAGCCCCTCTCGGCCTTCCGGGGCGTGCTGACGGGCGTTCCGACCTACGTGGGAGATCTCGGCCGGCTGCTGGCCGATCAGGGCGGTGATGAGCGAGACTGA
- a CDS encoding tetratricopeptide repeat protein, which produces MRDRLGYPFEDRGRLELKNIMRPVGVFALSASAIEGLGSVATAETQEGGSKPSKRPWKAIGAGASIITLLAAGGLLWRSYTAPTTIPAGQTIAAKLTGEAKEAPRLSIVVLPFTNLSSDPEQEFFADGITEDLTTDLSHLAGSFVIARNTAFTYKGKAVDVKQLGRDLGVRYVLEGSVRRIGDKIIINAQLISSETGSHLWADRLEGERSRLGELQAEFVARLARSLDVQLIQEESLRSLRERPNNPDVVDLTLGGWAALNRPRSKVNVAEAINQFEQALRLDDESLQAVVGMSRALAVRARAGWSDNPVSEANKIEEMIAPVLEKRPHNAMAYWSKGQALAFKKQFEQAIHELDAAVDSNANFADGHAFSGLLRIFAGRSSESIPYFEKAIRLSPRDPNLNIWLFDICHAHSHMGNWEQAIDWCHKANAIAPYYMSYIDLATSYGWLGRYDEAKAANEGLLRLMPGYTVKKWATADWSNNPKFVAEYTRMVEGLRRSGLQEE; this is translated from the coding sequence GTGCGGGACCGGCTTGGCTACCCCTTCGAGGATCGCGGCAGGCTCGAGCTCAAGAACATCATGAGGCCGGTCGGGGTGTTCGCTCTCTCAGCCTCGGCCATAGAGGGACTGGGCAGCGTGGCGACGGCTGAGACCCAAGAGGGGGGGTCCAAGCCGAGCAAAAGGCCGTGGAAGGCGATCGGTGCCGGAGCCAGTATCATTACCCTCCTTGCTGCGGGTGGGCTTCTCTGGCGCTCCTACACGGCCCCGACCACGATCCCAGCTGGCCAAACCATCGCTGCCAAGCTGACCGGAGAGGCCAAGGAGGCTCCTCGCCTGTCAATCGTGGTCCTCCCCTTCACGAACCTGAGCAGCGACCCGGAGCAGGAGTTCTTCGCGGACGGTATCACTGAGGATCTGACCACCGATCTGTCCCACCTCGCTGGCAGCTTCGTCATCGCCCGCAACACCGCCTTCACGTACAAGGGCAAAGCGGTCGACGTGAAACAACTCGGTCGCGATCTGGGTGTGCGCTACGTGCTGGAGGGCAGCGTTCGCAGGATTGGGGACAAGATAATCATTAATGCGCAGCTGATCTCTTCCGAGACCGGCTCTCACTTGTGGGCCGATCGGCTTGAAGGGGAGAGGAGTAGACTTGGTGAGTTGCAGGCGGAATTCGTTGCAAGGTTGGCGCGCTCCCTTGATGTCCAGCTGATACAGGAAGAGAGCCTCCGCTCGTTACGGGAGCGACCCAATAATCCTGACGTTGTTGATCTTACCCTCGGAGGATGGGCAGCACTGAATAGACCTCGCAGTAAGGTTAATGTCGCTGAGGCTATAAACCAGTTCGAGCAAGCACTGAGGCTTGATGATGAGTCGCTGCAGGCCGTCGTTGGAATGTCGAGGGCTCTAGCCGTCCGGGCTCGTGCTGGATGGAGTGACAACCCTGTTTCAGAAGCCAACAAGATTGAGGAGATGATTGCCCCTGTCCTTGAGAAGAGGCCTCATAATGCGATGGCTTATTGGTCCAAGGGGCAGGCACTGGCCTTCAAGAAACAGTTCGAACAAGCCATACACGAGTTAGATGCCGCTGTTGATAGCAACGCAAACTTCGCTGATGGTCACGCGTTCTCAGGTCTCCTAAGGATATTCGCAGGGAGGTCGTCCGAGTCGATCCCATATTTCGAGAAAGCAATCCGCCTCAGTCCACGGGATCCGAACCTCAATATCTGGCTGTTCGATATATGTCATGCACACTCTCATATGGGAAATTGGGAGCAAGCGATTGATTGGTGTCATAAAGCGAATGCGATCGCGCCATACTATATGTCTTACATTGATCTTGCAACCTCATATGGGTGGCTAGGGCGTTACGACGAGGCGAAGGCGGCGAACGAAGGGCTACTGAGGCTGATGCCTGGATATACCGTCAAGAAGTGGGCGACGGCTGATTGGTCGAATAATCCTAAGTTCGTCGCCGAATACACGCGAATGGTAGAGGGACTTCGAAGGTCAGGGCTTCAGGAGGAATGA
- a CDS encoding sensor histidine kinase, translating to MSETDPPVLILAPTGRDAVVASAILSEGGLRAALCAGLPDLVARLDAGSCAVVTEEALRDADRRDLAAWIAGQEPWSDYPFLLLTLRGSPPDPRLMEILGNVTLLERPFHPTTLLTAARFAVRARRRQREAAAFLRERQQTAERQTLLIRELHHRVKNTLATVQALLGASSRSATSVDEFYQSFSARVISLAKTHNLLTDDYWQMASLQEMLENELAPYNDAEGRRIALDGPPVELTADLAVPTGMAIHELTTNAAKHGALSVPEGRIAVRWEIRAAEGARRLRLDWTERGGPPARPPTRKGFGSTLLQRVLTMQCGADIRFDFAPAGLHFRMEAPLVETRTVPHY from the coding sequence ATGAGCGAGACTGATCCACCGGTCCTGATCCTGGCTCCCACGGGCCGCGACGCCGTCGTGGCGAGCGCCATCCTGAGCGAGGGCGGCCTGCGGGCGGCCCTCTGCGCGGGGCTGCCCGACCTCGTGGCGCGCCTCGACGCGGGCAGCTGCGCGGTCGTCACCGAGGAGGCGCTGCGCGACGCCGACCGGCGCGACCTCGCGGCCTGGATCGCCGGCCAGGAACCCTGGTCGGACTACCCGTTCCTGCTCCTGACCCTGCGCGGCTCCCCGCCCGATCCGCGACTGATGGAGATCCTGGGCAACGTGACGCTCCTGGAGCGGCCCTTCCACCCGACCACCCTGCTGACGGCGGCGCGCTTCGCCGTGCGGGCGCGCCGGCGCCAGCGCGAGGCCGCCGCCTTCCTGCGCGAGCGCCAGCAGACCGCCGAGCGCCAGACCCTCCTCATCCGCGAGCTGCACCACCGGGTGAAGAACACCCTGGCCACCGTGCAGGCCCTGCTCGGCGCCTCGTCGCGCTCGGCCACCAGCGTCGACGAGTTCTACCAGAGCTTCTCCGCCCGGGTGATCTCGCTCGCCAAGACCCACAATCTCCTCACCGACGATTACTGGCAGATGGCCTCGCTGCAGGAGATGCTGGAGAACGAACTCGCCCCCTACAACGACGCGGAGGGGCGGCGCATCGCCCTCGACGGCCCGCCCGTGGAGCTGACGGCGGACCTCGCGGTGCCGACCGGGATGGCGATCCACGAACTCACCACCAACGCCGCCAAGCACGGGGCGCTCTCGGTGCCGGAGGGCCGCATCGCGGTGCGCTGGGAGATCAGGGCGGCGGAGGGCGCCCGGCGGCTGCGGCTCGACTGGACCGAGCGCGGCGGCCCGCCGGCCCGCCCGCCCACCCGCAAGGGCTTCGGCTCGACCCTGCTGCAACGGGTGCTGACCATGCAGTGCGGGGCGGATATCCGCTTCGACTTCGCCCCGGCCGGCCTGCATTTCCGGATGGAGGCGCCCCTGGTGGAGACCCGCACGGTCCCCCATTATTGA